From Ananas comosus cultivar F153 linkage group 8, ASM154086v1, whole genome shotgun sequence, one genomic window encodes:
- the LOC109713576 gene encoding 8-amino-7-oxononanoate synthase-like isoform X3, which yields MSLWDRWVDAALSELSSKKLLRSTRPISLPSLTPAANPSLEIETFDGPGPWDRSSVEVQIDEPTFREWLSELPFDGVEGIGEDENVGGGKMLLFSGNDYLGLSSHPAVRSAAAKAAREVGMGPRGSALICGYTNYHKQLEISLANLKKKEDCVLCPTGFAANLAFMTALGSISSLLSLRRTPSDDERVAIFSDALNHASIIDGIRLAEKQQGTKVFVYRHCDMAHLDSLLYVLPAKDDQATDMAYPPISQSDLIGGEFFTKRSSPLLLCSLFSMDGDFAPLPELVALRRKHGFLLAIDDAHATLVCGESGGGAAEIYECEDEVDICIGTLSKAAGCNGGFIACSNTWKQLIQSRGRAFIFSTSLAVPIAAASHAAISVARKEKWRRSAIWSRVKEFNSLTRLSITSPIISLVIGSEEAALRASRHMLRSGFHVTAIRPPTVAPNSCRQKKTFT from the exons ATGTCGCTGTGGGATCGTTGGGTCGACGCCGCTCTCTCCGAGCTCTCCTCGAAGAAGCTCCTCCGCTCCACCCGCCCCATCTCTCTCCCTTCGCTAACCCCCGCCGCGAATCCATCGCTGGAGATCGAGACCTTCGACGGCCCCGGCCCGTGGGACCGTTCCTCTGTGGAAGTCCAAATCGACGAACCCACCTTCCGGGAATGGCTCTCCGAACTCCCTTTCGACG GTGTTGAGGGAATTGGTGAGGATGAGAATGTTGGTGGTGGAAAGATGCTTCTTTTCTCCGGGAACGATTACTTGGGCTTGAGCTCTCACCCGGCGGTTCGGAGCGCCGCCGCGAAG GCAGCCCGAGAAGTCGGTATGGGACCGAGAGGCTCTGCATTGATTTGTGGGTACACTAATTATCATAAACAGCTTGAGATTTCGCTAGCgaatttgaagaaaaaagag GATTGCGTTCTTTGCCCAACTGGATTTGCTGCCAACCTGGCTTTCATGACTGCCTTGGGGAGTATTAGCTCTCTTTTGTCTCTTAGAAGGACGCCGTCTGATGATGAGAGAGTCGCGATATTTTCGGATGCTTTGAACCATGCATCAATTATTGATGGTATCCGCCTCGCCGAGAAGCAACAAGGCACGAAAGTTTTTGTCTATAGGCACTGCGACATGGCCCATCTCGACTCCTTGCT GTATGTTTTGCCCGCTAAAGATGATCAAGCTACAGACAtggcttatcctccaatttCTCAGAGTGACTTGATTGGTGGtgaattttttacaaaaagatCCTCCCCATTGTTACTGTGCAGCCTGTTCAGCATGGACGGAGATTTTGCTCCGCTGCCCGAACTCGTCGCCCTCCGCAGGAAGCATGGGTTTCTGTTGGCCATAGATGAT GCTCATGCAACACTAGTTTGCGGTGAGAGTGGTGGTGGTGCCGCAGAAATATATGAATGTGAAGATGAAGTTGACATATGCATCGGCACTCTGAGCAAAGCTGCTGGTTGCAATGGTGGATTTATTGCATGCAG CAATACATGGAAGCAGCTAATACAATCGAGGGGTCGCGCTTTTATATTTTCGACTTCTCTGGCTGTGCCCATTGCTGCTGCTTCACATG CTGCTATTAGTGTGGCAAGAAAGGAGAAATGGCGGAGATCAGCAATTTGGAGTCGTGTGAAAGAGTTCAACTCTCTGACCCGACTTAGTATAACTAGTCCTATAATTTCCCTGGTAATTGGGAGCGAAGAAGCAGCACTTAGAGCAAGCAG GCACATGCTGAGATCTGGTTTTCATGTGACTGCAATAAGACCACCTACGGTTGCTCCCAACTCGTGCAG GCAAAAGAAGACATTTACTTAA
- the LOC109713576 gene encoding 8-amino-7-oxononanoate synthase-like isoform X1, protein MSLWDRWVDAALSELSSKKLLRSTRPISLPSLTPAANPSLEIETFDGPGPWDRSSVEVQIDEPTFREWLSELPFDGVEGIGEDENVGGGKMLLFSGNDYLGLSSHPAVRSAAAKAAREVGMGPRGSALICGYTNYHKQLEISLANLKKKEDCVLCPTGFAANLAFMTALGSISSLLSLRRTPSDDERVAIFSDALNHASIIDGIRLAEKQQGTKVFVYRHCDMAHLDSLLYVLPAKDDQATDMAYPPISQSDLIGGEFFTKRSSPLLLCSLFSMDGDFAPLPELVALRRKHGFLLAIDDAHATLVCGESGGGAAEIYECEDEVDICIGTLSKAAGCNGGFIACSNTWKQLIQSRGRAFIFSTSLAVPIAAASHAAISVARKEKWRRSAIWSRVKEFNSLTRLSITSPIISLVIGSEEAALRASRHMLRSGFHVTAIRPPTVAPNSCRLRITLTAAHTTEDIKRLAAALSPWISAPVLDHSSPIVSKL, encoded by the exons ATGTCGCTGTGGGATCGTTGGGTCGACGCCGCTCTCTCCGAGCTCTCCTCGAAGAAGCTCCTCCGCTCCACCCGCCCCATCTCTCTCCCTTCGCTAACCCCCGCCGCGAATCCATCGCTGGAGATCGAGACCTTCGACGGCCCCGGCCCGTGGGACCGTTCCTCTGTGGAAGTCCAAATCGACGAACCCACCTTCCGGGAATGGCTCTCCGAACTCCCTTTCGACG GTGTTGAGGGAATTGGTGAGGATGAGAATGTTGGTGGTGGAAAGATGCTTCTTTTCTCCGGGAACGATTACTTGGGCTTGAGCTCTCACCCGGCGGTTCGGAGCGCCGCCGCGAAG GCAGCCCGAGAAGTCGGTATGGGACCGAGAGGCTCTGCATTGATTTGTGGGTACACTAATTATCATAAACAGCTTGAGATTTCGCTAGCgaatttgaagaaaaaagag GATTGCGTTCTTTGCCCAACTGGATTTGCTGCCAACCTGGCTTTCATGACTGCCTTGGGGAGTATTAGCTCTCTTTTGTCTCTTAGAAGGACGCCGTCTGATGATGAGAGAGTCGCGATATTTTCGGATGCTTTGAACCATGCATCAATTATTGATGGTATCCGCCTCGCCGAGAAGCAACAAGGCACGAAAGTTTTTGTCTATAGGCACTGCGACATGGCCCATCTCGACTCCTTGCT GTATGTTTTGCCCGCTAAAGATGATCAAGCTACAGACAtggcttatcctccaatttCTCAGAGTGACTTGATTGGTGGtgaattttttacaaaaagatCCTCCCCATTGTTACTGTGCAGCCTGTTCAGCATGGACGGAGATTTTGCTCCGCTGCCCGAACTCGTCGCCCTCCGCAGGAAGCATGGGTTTCTGTTGGCCATAGATGAT GCTCATGCAACACTAGTTTGCGGTGAGAGTGGTGGTGGTGCCGCAGAAATATATGAATGTGAAGATGAAGTTGACATATGCATCGGCACTCTGAGCAAAGCTGCTGGTTGCAATGGTGGATTTATTGCATGCAG CAATACATGGAAGCAGCTAATACAATCGAGGGGTCGCGCTTTTATATTTTCGACTTCTCTGGCTGTGCCCATTGCTGCTGCTTCACATG CTGCTATTAGTGTGGCAAGAAAGGAGAAATGGCGGAGATCAGCAATTTGGAGTCGTGTGAAAGAGTTCAACTCTCTGACCCGACTTAGTATAACTAGTCCTATAATTTCCCTGGTAATTGGGAGCGAAGAAGCAGCACTTAGAGCAAGCAG GCACATGCTGAGATCTGGTTTTCATGTGACTGCAATAAGACCACCTACGGTTGCTCCCAACTCGTGCAG ATTGCGGATAACTCTTACTGCGGCTCATACAACGGAGGATATTAAAAGGCTTGCTGCAGCATTGTCTCCATGGATTAGTGCACCAGTTCTGgatcatagcagtccaatagttTCAAAGCTCTAG
- the LOC109714362 gene encoding LOW QUALITY PROTEIN: uncharacterized protein LOC109714362 (The sequence of the model RefSeq protein was modified relative to this genomic sequence to represent the inferred CDS: inserted 1 base in 1 codon), giving the protein MVKAIRVYEFGGPEVLKWEDVEIGEPREGEIRVKHKAIGVNFSDVYFRTGTYKSAPFPFTPGREAAGVVVAVAPGLTSPRVGDVVAYAADLLGSYAEEHILPASVAVPVPSAIHFSVAASALLKGMTAHVLLHRVFKVERGHTILVHAAAGGVGXCQWANALGATIIGTVSTEEKAAQATKDGCGHVIIYTKEDFVAKVQEITSGKGVNVVYDSVGKDTCQGSLACSAPRGHLVWFGLASGEPDPVQFRDLAPKSLFITAASVFNYTSTREELLESAGEVFSNVASGVLRIRVNHTYPLSEAARAHADLEARKTSGSIVLIPDN; this is encoded by the exons ATGGTGAAGGCGATTAGAGTCTATGAGTTTGGTGGCCCCGAG GTGTTGAAATGGGAGGACGTGGAGATTGGAGAGCCCAGGGAGGGAGAGATCCGAGTTAAGCACAAAGCCATTGGTGTCAACTTCTCAGATGTTTATTTCCGTACAGGAACTTACAAATCCGCACCTTTTCCCTTTACTCCTG GAAGGGAAGCCGCTGGGGTGGTGGTTGCGGTGGCCCCGGGCCTAACAAGCCCAAGAGTAGGGGATGTGGTGGCTTACGCCGCTGACTTATTGGGCTCTTATGCGGAAGAGCACATTCTCCCTGCAAGTGTCGCTGTGCCCGTTCCATCCGCCATTCATTTTAGCGTCGCTGCATCTGCTTTGCTCAAGGGCATGACCGCTCATGTGCTGCTCCATCGCGTTTTCAAG GTCGAGCGAGGCCACACAATTCTAGTCCACGCTGCGGCAGGTGGAGTTG TGTGTCAGTGGGCGAATGCTTTAGGTGCTACCATTATAGGCACAGTTTCTACCGAAGAAAAAGCTGCACAAGCCACAAAAGATGGATGCGGCCATGTAATTATATACACAAAGGAGGACTTTGTTGCAAAAGTCCAGGAGATTACCTCTGGGAAAGGTGTCAATGTTGTATACGATTCTGTCGGAAAAGATACTTGCCAG GGATCTTTAGCCTGCTCGGCGCCCCGAGGGCACTTGGTCTGGTTCGGGCTAGCGTCGGGCGAACCGGATCCGGTTCAATTTCGCGATCTTGCTCCGAAATCTTTATTTATTACTGCTGCGAGCGTCTTCAATTACACTTCGACTCGAGAGGAGCTGCTCGAGTCAGCTGGTGAGGTCTTCTCTAATGTCGCATCCGGGGTTTTGCGAATTCGGGTCAACCATACCTACCCTCTCTCTGAAGCTGCTCGAGCTCATGCGGATCTCGAGGCACGAAAAACTTCGGGTTCCATTGTACTAATACCTGATAATTAG
- the LOC109713576 gene encoding 8-amino-7-oxononanoate synthase-like isoform X2 has protein sequence MSLWDRWVDAALSELSSKKLLRSTRPISLPSLTPAANPSLEIETFDGPGPWDRSSVEVQIDEPTFREWLSELPFDGVEGIGEDENVGGGKMLLFSGNDYLGLSSHPAVRSAAAKAAREVGMGPRGSALICGYTNYHKQLEISLANLKKKEDCVLCPTGFAANLAFMTALGSISSLLSLRRTPSDDERVAIFSDALNHASIIDGIRLAEKQQGTKVFVYRHCDMAHLDSLLSCCTLRRKVVITDSLFSMDGDFAPLPELVALRRKHGFLLAIDDAHATLVCGESGGGAAEIYECEDEVDICIGTLSKAAGCNGGFIACSNTWKQLIQSRGRAFIFSTSLAVPIAAASHAAISVARKEKWRRSAIWSRVKEFNSLTRLSITSPIISLVIGSEEAALRASRHMLRSGFHVTAIRPPTVAPNSCRLRITLTAAHTTEDIKRLAAALSPWISAPVLDHSSPIVSKL, from the exons ATGTCGCTGTGGGATCGTTGGGTCGACGCCGCTCTCTCCGAGCTCTCCTCGAAGAAGCTCCTCCGCTCCACCCGCCCCATCTCTCTCCCTTCGCTAACCCCCGCCGCGAATCCATCGCTGGAGATCGAGACCTTCGACGGCCCCGGCCCGTGGGACCGTTCCTCTGTGGAAGTCCAAATCGACGAACCCACCTTCCGGGAATGGCTCTCCGAACTCCCTTTCGACG GTGTTGAGGGAATTGGTGAGGATGAGAATGTTGGTGGTGGAAAGATGCTTCTTTTCTCCGGGAACGATTACTTGGGCTTGAGCTCTCACCCGGCGGTTCGGAGCGCCGCCGCGAAG GCAGCCCGAGAAGTCGGTATGGGACCGAGAGGCTCTGCATTGATTTGTGGGTACACTAATTATCATAAACAGCTTGAGATTTCGCTAGCgaatttgaagaaaaaagag GATTGCGTTCTTTGCCCAACTGGATTTGCTGCCAACCTGGCTTTCATGACTGCCTTGGGGAGTATTAGCTCTCTTTTGTCTCTTAGAAGGACGCCGTCTGATGATGAGAGAGTCGCGATATTTTCGGATGCTTTGAACCATGCATCAATTATTGATGGTATCCGCCTCGCCGAGAAGCAACAAGGCACGAAAGTTTTTGTCTATAGGCACTGCGACATGGCCCATCTCGACTCCTTGCT ATCATGCTGTACGCTGAGAAGAAAGGTTGTCATCACTGATAG CCTGTTCAGCATGGACGGAGATTTTGCTCCGCTGCCCGAACTCGTCGCCCTCCGCAGGAAGCATGGGTTTCTGTTGGCCATAGATGAT GCTCATGCAACACTAGTTTGCGGTGAGAGTGGTGGTGGTGCCGCAGAAATATATGAATGTGAAGATGAAGTTGACATATGCATCGGCACTCTGAGCAAAGCTGCTGGTTGCAATGGTGGATTTATTGCATGCAG CAATACATGGAAGCAGCTAATACAATCGAGGGGTCGCGCTTTTATATTTTCGACTTCTCTGGCTGTGCCCATTGCTGCTGCTTCACATG CTGCTATTAGTGTGGCAAGAAAGGAGAAATGGCGGAGATCAGCAATTTGGAGTCGTGTGAAAGAGTTCAACTCTCTGACCCGACTTAGTATAACTAGTCCTATAATTTCCCTGGTAATTGGGAGCGAAGAAGCAGCACTTAGAGCAAGCAG GCACATGCTGAGATCTGGTTTTCATGTGACTGCAATAAGACCACCTACGGTTGCTCCCAACTCGTGCAG ATTGCGGATAACTCTTACTGCGGCTCATACAACGGAGGATATTAAAAGGCTTGCTGCAGCATTGTCTCCATGGATTAGTGCACCAGTTCTGgatcatagcagtccaatagttTCAAAGCTCTAG
- the LOC109714551 gene encoding 8-amino-7-oxononanoate synthase-like, with translation MPLTLCVGAFLYDPFACHCFIARHLFVEMAQWDRWVEAAYSKLASTRLYRSDLRPFSLHALTPAEVDTFDGPGPWDRMAVEVRIDEATLRQWLAELPSSDNEAIGEEEKISGNMLLFSGNDYLGLTSHLAVRKAAAKAARNYGMGPRGSPLVCGQTDYHTLLEASLANLSKKEECVLCPTGFSANMSFISALGSISSLLALRRMPSDNDKIAIFSDALNHASIIDGIRVAERQQEVQLFIYRHRDMSHLDSILSHCPMEKKVVITDSLFSMDGVFAPMPELVALRKKHGFLLVIDAAHGTLVCGENGGGVAELFECQNEVDICIGSLSKAVGCLGGFIACSKIWKQLILPRGRMYVYSTVIPVPLAAAAYASLIVARKEKWRRSALWSQVREFNSLTQHNASSPIISLVLGSEAAAIRAARHMLRSGFHVIAIRPPQVPPNSCRLRVSLSASHSSADIERLVAALSSCIKFPLFGNNDRAVSKL, from the exons ATGCCACTTACTCTCTGTGTCGGAGCCTTCTTGTATGATCCGTTTGCTTGTCACTGTTTTATTGCCCGCCACTTGTTTGTGGAAATGGCGCAGTGGGATCGCTGGGTCGAAGCCGCTTACTCGAAGTTGGCTTCGACGCGGCTGTATCGAAGCGACCTCCGACCCTTCTCGTTACACGCATTAACGCCGGCTGAGGTTGACACGTTCGATGGCCCGGGCCCGTGGGACCGTATGGCGGTCGAGGTCAGAATCGACGAAGCCACCTTACGGCAATGGCTCGCCGAACTCCCGAGCAGCG ATAATGAGGCGATTGGCGAGGAAGAGAAAATCAGCGGAAATATGCTTCTTTTCTCGGGGAATGATTACTTGGGTTTGACCTCTCACCTGGCTGTCCGTAAGGCTGCTGCGAAG GCCGCTCGAAATTACGGTATGGGTCCGAGAGGCTCTCCTCTGGTTTGTGGCCAAACAGATTATCACACTCTGCTTGAAGCTTCATTGGCCAATTTGAGTAAAAAAGAG GAATGTGTTCTTTGCCCTACTGGTTTTTCTGCCAACATGTCCTTCATCTCTGCATTAGGAAGTATTAGCTCCCTTTTGGCTCTTAGAAGGATGCCGTCTGATAACGACAAAATAGCAATATTCTCAGACGCTCTCAACCATGCATCAATAATTGATGGGATCCGCGTCGCTGAGCGTCAACAAGAAGTGcaactttttatttataggCACCGTGACATGAGCCATCTCGATTCCATTCT ATCACATTGTCCGATGGAAAAGAAGGTTGTCATCACCGACAG CCTATTCAGCATGGATGGAGTCTTTGCTCCAATGCCCGAACTTGTTGCCCTTCGTAAGAAGCATGGGTTTCTTTTGGTAATTGATGCT GCTCACGGAACACTAGTTTGTGGTGAGAACGGCGGTGGTGTTGCGGAACTCTTTGAATGTCAAAATGAAGTCGACATATGCATAGGTAGTTTGAGCAAAGCTGTTGGTTGCCTCGGTGGATTCATCGCGTGCAG CAAGATATGGAAGCAGCTAATACTACCGAGGGGGCGCATGTACGTATATTCAACGGTTATCCCAGTACcccttgctgctgctgcataTG CTTCTCTCATTGTggcaagaaaggaaaaatgGCGCAGGTCGGCACTTTGGAGCCAAGTGCGAGAATTCAACTCTTTAACCCAACATAATGCAAGTAGTCCTATAATTTCTCTGGTACTAGGGAGTGAAGCAGCAGCAATAAGGGCTGCGAG GCATATGCTGAGATCTGGTTTTCATGTGATTGCAATCAGACCACCTCAAGTTCCTCCAAACTCATGCAG GTTACGGGTTAGCCTCAGCGCTTCTCATTCGTCAGCGGATATTGAAAGGCTTGTTGCTGCATTATCCTCCTGTATTAAATTCCCGCTTTTCGGCAACAATGACCGTGCAGTTTCGAAGCTCTAA
- the LOC109714668 gene encoding uncharacterized protein LOC109714668, whose product MVRPNLSPLDLKLFHKQERDFFHRLVVQLGQDQDRIKWVMALWLWFESIGHHEFIRHVSAYRDDDVVRRFLAEAWACLSRLSGRPIDPAQVDDQLPSTNSLISEPVDLRFFEYHKSEAAAGVRYFFDNVCEVIFDDELMERVARDAERPDNVHAMSSGFGEGTSSTPIGSRLSVLNPMARPWAPGLNHSPEDQRSMFITFSRGYPISREDIAEFFNSRYGPCVEVVMIERAPPGQPPMYGRLVFTSASMVAVVLNGQRTAKFVIKGKHLWARMYVPRYS is encoded by the exons ATGGTTAGACCCAACCTAAGCCCCCTCGATCTTAAGCTCTTCCACAAGCAGGAGAGAGACTTTTTCCACCGCCTGGTGGTGCAGCTGGGGCAGGACCAGGACCGGATCAAATGGGTCATGGCGCTGTGGCTCTGGTTCGAGTCCATCGGCCACCACGAGTTCATCCGGCACGTGTCGGCCTACCGCGACGACGACGTCGTCCGCCGCTTCCTCGCCGAGGCCTGGGCGTGCCTCAGCCGCCTCTCCGGCCGCCCGATCGACCCCGCACAAGTCGACGACCAGCTACCGTCCACCAACTCCCTCATATCGGAGCCCGTGGACTTGCGGTTCTTCGAATACCACAAGAGCGAGGCGGCCGCGGGGGTGCGCTACTTCTTCGACAATGTGTGCGAGGTAATCTTCGATGACGAGCTGATGGAGAGGGTGGCGAGGGATGCAGAGCGTCCGGATAACGTGCACGCGATGTCGAGCGGGTTCGGGGAGGGGACGAGCTCGACCCCAATCGGGTCGCGGTTGTCGGTGTTGAACCCGATGGCGAGGCCGTGGGCTCCGGGGTTGAACCACTCGCCGGAGGATCAGAGGTCCATGTTCATCACCTTCTCCAGGGGATATCCTATCAGTAGAGAGGATATAGCCGAGTTCTTTAATTC GAGATATGGGCCATGCGTGGAGGTGGTGATGATAGAGAGGGCACCGCCGGGGCAGCCGCCGATGTACGGGCGGTTGGTGTTTACGAGCGCTTCGATGGTCGCGGTGGTGCTCAACGGCCAGCGGACCGCCAAGTTCGTGATCAAAGGAAAGCACCTCTGGGCCCGGATGTACGTCCCTCGCTACAGCTAA
- the LOC109714669 gene encoding uncharacterized protein LOC109714669, protein MAPLVRDILAFHKIDRALYDKFVAHGTNPQLARNVVTLIMWLDLIGINIVGFTRELQNHAEIVRFVSESEVVLNCLRQDSPPLSPKGGAYAEIPTISSLARESFDLRFFLFHQDMVVRGLAQLLDGVGTVIFDDGLNALFWAHEAAVRAAEEEARWKGSRPVLPPLPPELAKPYYSRGLAPMPDDCRSMFITFSKGNPLRRDEIVEYFTERWGDCIERVMMERTPPGVTPMYGRIVFTGESFIGLVLNGERLVKFMINGRQLWARKYVPRIN, encoded by the exons ATGGCTCCTCTCGTGAGAGATATATTGGCCTTTCACAAAATCGACCGCGCTTTGTATGACAAGTTCGTCGCCCACGGAACAAACCCGCAACTCGCGCGTAACGTGGTTACGCTGATCATGTGGCTCGATTTGATCGGCATCAACATCGTCGGCTTCACGAGAGAGCTCCAAAACCACGCCGAGATCGTCCGATTCGTGTCCGAGTCCGAGGTGGTCCTCAATTGCCTGCGCCAGGACTCGCCGCCGCTTTCCCCCAAAGGCGGCGCCTACGCGGAAATACCGACCATCTCTTCGCTCGCGAGAGAGTCCTTCGACCTCCGCTTCTTCCTCTTCCACCAGGACATGGTGGTGCGGGGGCTCGCGCAATTGCTCGACGGCGTCGGCACTGTGATCTTCGACGACGGCTTGAACGCGCTGTTCTGGGCCCACGAGGCCGCTGTGAGggccgcggaggaggaggccaGGTGGAAAGGGTCACGACCGGTGCTCCCCCCTCTCCCGCCCGAGTTGGCGAAGCCCTACTACTCTCGCGGGCTCGCACCGATGCCCGACGATTGCCGGTCGATGTTCATAACCTTCTCGAAGGGGAATCCCCTGCGAAGGGACGAAATCGTAGAGTATTTCACTGA GAGATGGGGGGACTGCATAGAGCGGGTGATGATGGAGAGGACGCCGCCCGGAGTGACGCCGATGTACGGGAGGATCGTGTTCACGGGTGAGTCGTTCATCGGGCTCGTGCTCAACGGAGAGCGGCTCGTAAAGTTCATGATCAACGGAAGGCAATTGTGGGCTCGTAAGTACGTGCCGCGAATCAActga
- the LOC109713576 gene encoding 8-amino-7-oxononanoate synthase-like isoform X4, with product MSLWDRWVDAALSELSSKKLLRSTRPISLPSLTPAANPSLEIETFDGPGPWDRSSVEVQIDEPTFREWLSELPFDGVEGIGEDENVGGGKMLLFSGNDYLGLSSHPAVRSAAAKDCVLCPTGFAANLAFMTALGSISSLLSLRRTPSDDERVAIFSDALNHASIIDGIRLAEKQQGTKVFVYRHCDMAHLDSLLYVLPAKDDQATDMAYPPISQSDLIGGEFFTKRSSPLLLCSLFSMDGDFAPLPELVALRRKHGFLLAIDDAHATLVCGESGGGAAEIYECEDEVDICIGTLSKAAGCNGGFIACSNTWKQLIQSRGRAFIFSTSLAVPIAAASHAAISVARKEKWRRSAIWSRVKEFNSLTRLSITSPIISLVIGSEEAALRASRHMLRSGFHVTAIRPPTVAPNSCRLRITLTAAHTTEDIKRLAAALSPWISAPVLDHSSPIVSKL from the exons ATGTCGCTGTGGGATCGTTGGGTCGACGCCGCTCTCTCCGAGCTCTCCTCGAAGAAGCTCCTCCGCTCCACCCGCCCCATCTCTCTCCCTTCGCTAACCCCCGCCGCGAATCCATCGCTGGAGATCGAGACCTTCGACGGCCCCGGCCCGTGGGACCGTTCCTCTGTGGAAGTCCAAATCGACGAACCCACCTTCCGGGAATGGCTCTCCGAACTCCCTTTCGACG GTGTTGAGGGAATTGGTGAGGATGAGAATGTTGGTGGTGGAAAGATGCTTCTTTTCTCCGGGAACGATTACTTGGGCTTGAGCTCTCACCCGGCGGTTCGGAGCGCCGCCGCGAAG GATTGCGTTCTTTGCCCAACTGGATTTGCTGCCAACCTGGCTTTCATGACTGCCTTGGGGAGTATTAGCTCTCTTTTGTCTCTTAGAAGGACGCCGTCTGATGATGAGAGAGTCGCGATATTTTCGGATGCTTTGAACCATGCATCAATTATTGATGGTATCCGCCTCGCCGAGAAGCAACAAGGCACGAAAGTTTTTGTCTATAGGCACTGCGACATGGCCCATCTCGACTCCTTGCT GTATGTTTTGCCCGCTAAAGATGATCAAGCTACAGACAtggcttatcctccaatttCTCAGAGTGACTTGATTGGTGGtgaattttttacaaaaagatCCTCCCCATTGTTACTGTGCAGCCTGTTCAGCATGGACGGAGATTTTGCTCCGCTGCCCGAACTCGTCGCCCTCCGCAGGAAGCATGGGTTTCTGTTGGCCATAGATGAT GCTCATGCAACACTAGTTTGCGGTGAGAGTGGTGGTGGTGCCGCAGAAATATATGAATGTGAAGATGAAGTTGACATATGCATCGGCACTCTGAGCAAAGCTGCTGGTTGCAATGGTGGATTTATTGCATGCAG CAATACATGGAAGCAGCTAATACAATCGAGGGGTCGCGCTTTTATATTTTCGACTTCTCTGGCTGTGCCCATTGCTGCTGCTTCACATG CTGCTATTAGTGTGGCAAGAAAGGAGAAATGGCGGAGATCAGCAATTTGGAGTCGTGTGAAAGAGTTCAACTCTCTGACCCGACTTAGTATAACTAGTCCTATAATTTCCCTGGTAATTGGGAGCGAAGAAGCAGCACTTAGAGCAAGCAG GCACATGCTGAGATCTGGTTTTCATGTGACTGCAATAAGACCACCTACGGTTGCTCCCAACTCGTGCAG ATTGCGGATAACTCTTACTGCGGCTCATACAACGGAGGATATTAAAAGGCTTGCTGCAGCATTGTCTCCATGGATTAGTGCACCAGTTCTGgatcatagcagtccaatagttTCAAAGCTCTAG